The following DNA comes from Fervidibacillus albus.
TTTGCTCAATCGCCAGAACAATAACATGATAACGGGAAGGAATATTTAAATTTCCAAGCAGTTGACCTACCGCTTTCGAATGGGCCGGAATGATGACGCGATGCAATTTTTCCGATAATCGGTACTGTTTAATTAATTCATTTGGTGACAGACCGTTTTGCTTCGTCCTTCTTTTCCCTGTTTCTTTTGGAAGGAGATGCCGAACGGACAATATGTATACAATGCCCGTAACAAATGCGACGATGCCTAAAGGGGTAATTGAGAAAAATCCGAGCTTCTCAAAACCATTTTCGACTAAAGTTTCACTAACGATTAAATTTGTCGGCGTGGAAATCAACGTCATAAATCCGGATAAACTGCTAGCAAAAGCTAACGGGATTAAAAACGTAGTTGCGCTCAATTTCATACTTATCGCCATACTGACGACAATCGGTAACATTATCGCCACCGTCCCTGTATTGCTAATGAAAGAACCGACAATGGCAACGACGAGAAATAGCAAAATAAATAACCGGGTTTCACTCGACCCGGAAAAACGCAACAAAAATCGACCGGCCATTTGGGCGAGTCCCGTTCGTACGATTCCTCCACCGACAATAAATAAACCAGCTAACATAATCACCGTTGAACTGGCAAATCCCGCCAAAGCCTCTTGAACATTCAATATGCCCGTAACGGTTAAAGCGAGTAAAGATAATAATGCCACGAGATCTGCCCGCAACTTTCCTGATATAAAAAGAACGATCGTAATCGTCAAAATGATGAATGTAATTGCAAGTTCCAAAACTTTTCCCTCTTTTTCTTTCTTTCAATTTCATACTTTCCTATTTTAGCAAAAAGGGATAAAAAAGTCGTGTTCATTTCCGTACATTTTTGTCAAAATTTCTTTAACGTTCCTTTTTTTCTTTTTCCAACTGGAGTAGTGCCGAGTTTAAATTCGGATAAGAAAAGGAAAAACCGGAGTCCATTAATTTTTCCGGGTACACGTGTTGACCTTTTAAAACGAGCATACTTTTTTCACCGAGCAAAAGTTGTAAAACTTTCGATGGAACAACGAACCAGTCGGGTCTATGTAAACTTTTCGCTACCGTTTTTCCGAATGCATGCATACGTACGGGTTGAGGAGCGGTGACATTGACCGGTCCGCTTATTTGTTCATTTTCCGCAATGAAGAAAAGTGCCCGTGCTGCATCGACAATATGAATCCACGATACCCATTGGTTTCCAGAACCGATTTTGCCACCGAAAAACATGCGATATGGTAACTGGAGAAGCGGTAAAGCCCCTCCCTCATTCGCTAAAATGAGACCGAAACGGGCAAATACTGTCCTAATTTGCATCTTTTCAAATTGTTGTGCCTTCTCTTCCCACCTTTGAACGACGGTGCCGAGGAAATCGTCCGCTTTCAGTTCCGCCCGTTCCGTATATACCGCTTCATCCGATGGTGGATAAATTCCGATTGCACTGGCGTTTATCAATACTTTCGGTTTATGTTCGAGTTTGTTGATAATTCGAATGAGTTCCTCGACCGTCCGCAGCCGACTATTCATTATTTGTGCTTTCCGTTTTTGACTCCACCGCCCTTCATTTAAAGATGTGCCCGCAAGATTTATGACATAATCTACACCTTCCAATTCGTTTTCCGGGTGATCCCCTTCCCCTAGCCATTTCACATATTTTCTTTTTCCGTCCGTTCGATTGAATCTCCGGGTTAAAATCGTTACATCATACCCGTGATTGAGGAACAGGTCCGCCAAACCGTTGCCGACGACTCCCGTTCCTCCAGCGATTACACATTTCAAATGTTTCCCCCCTAACCGTTCCAAAGTCGAACTTAATCGGCTTACTGGATAGATCCTTCCACCGGTTCCATCTGCGTATTTCCAATATGGTGAATTTGGACATTTTCTCCAATCGTTCGTGCCGTTTGTACGACATATTGGTGGTGGGTAAAATACAAAATTTGCGTTTTCGTCGCAAACTGATGGAGAATTTCCAAT
Coding sequences within:
- a CDS encoding TIGR01777 family oxidoreductase, which codes for MKCVIAGGTGVVGNGLADLFLNHGYDVTILTRRFNRTDGKRKYVKWLGEGDHPENELEGVDYVINLAGTSLNEGRWSQKRKAQIMNSRLRTVEELIRIINKLEHKPKVLINASAIGIYPPSDEAVYTERAELKADDFLGTVVQRWEEKAQQFEKMQIRTVFARFGLILANEGGALPLLQLPYRMFFGGKIGSGNQWVSWIHIVDAARALFFIAENEQISGPVNVTAPQPVRMHAFGKTVAKSLHRPDWFVVPSKVLQLLLGEKSMLVLKGQHVYPEKLMDSGFSFSYPNLNSALLQLEKEKKER